CACAAATCTATGCAAGATTCCACGGTTGTGGATAACTGCGGGCTCGACCACGAGGTTGTGGATAACGACGGCGGCGCCCACCGCCGCGGCCCGCTACCGGCGCTCCAACAGCCCGGACAGGTAGTCGCCGTAGCCGGACCTACGCAGGTTCTCGGCGCGGGCCGCGAGCTGGGTGTCGTCGATGAACCCCATCCGCCAGGCCACCTCCTCGGGAATGCCGATCTTGAGGCCCTGGCGACGCTCGATGGTGCGGACGTAGTCGCCGGCGTCCAGCAGCGAATCGAACGTCCCAGTATCCAGCCAGGCGGTGCCGCGGGCCAGGGTCTCGACCCGGAGCCGACCCTGGTCGAGGTAGGTCCGGTTGATGTCGGTGATCTCGTACTCGCCGCGCCCCGAAGGCCTCAGGCCCCGGGCGATCTCGACGACGTCGTTGTCGTAGAAGTACAGACCCGGTATCGCGTAGTGGGATTTCGGCGTCGTCGGCTTCTCCACCACCGACACCGCCGTGCCTTGCGCATCGAACTCGACGACGCCGTAGGCCGACGGGTCGGCCATCCAGTAGGCGAATATTACTGCGCCGGAAACGGATTGGTGACGACGGAGGCTGGTTCCCAGGCCGGGACCGTAGAAGATGTTGTCCCCCAACACCAGTGCGACCGAGTCGTTGCCGATGTGGTCGGCGCCGATGACGAACGCCCGCGCCAGCCCGTCGGGCTGATCCTGGACCGCATAGGTGATGTCGACCCCGAATGTGCCGCCGTCACCGAGCAATCGCTGAAAGGCCGGCGCGTCGTGGCCCGTGGTGATCACCTGGATGTCGCGGATTCCGGCCAGCATCAGGGTGCACAGCGGGTAATAGACCAGCGGCTTGTCGTAGACCGGCAGCAGCTGTTTGCTGACGCCCATGGTGATCGGATACAGGCGGGTGCCTGAGCCACCGGCCAGGATGATCCCGCGCATGCCGTCGAGCCTAGCGGCGATCGCAAACGCGGCGGAGCCGGGTGAAGCAGAAGGACACCGGTCAGTCGGCCCGGTCGGCCTCGGTGAGGTCCGTGGCGGTCAGCGCCGCGTCGAGGTTCTCATGGCGGAACACCGCCGTGACGTGGTCGTGCACCACCCGGAAAGCGACCGCCTGGGCCGTGCCGGCTCCGACGGGGGTCAACTCGACCACGACGACGCCGTCGTGCACATACATCCGGCCGATCCCGGCGGTGGACTCCGCCGAAGCGGCCCACCTCCGCAGCGCCTGATGACCCTGCGCGGCACCGTCGGCGTCGGCTACCTCGATGTCGTCACTGGACAGCTGTTCCAGGGTGTCCAGGTCGCCGGCGTCCAGGGCGTCTTGCCAGGCGAGGACGGTAGCGATCTCCGATGTGCTCATGCCCTGCAAACTACCGTGTTGGAGCGCACTCAGAACGTGGTGTTGTCGACCCAGGCCTGCCAGACCGCGGCGTCGCCGAACATCGCGATGTCGGTGTCGGCCACCGGAACCCGTCGCAGGATCGCCAGGAAGAGGTCCCGGGCCGGGCCGCGCAGTGCCACCGACCCTTTGCCGTGCTCGTGCGACCAGCACAGTGCGCCGGTCTCTGCCGACCTGCTGAACGTCCACTCGCCCGCCGGTCCCAGACCCTCATCGGTAGCGTGCAGGTGCACACTGTCGCCGCCGGCCAGTGCCGGTTGCCCGTCGCGGCCGAGTCGCGCGGTGATCAGGTCGAGCCATTCGGAGATCCCGTCGGCGGCCAACTCCGGCGGCAGGGCAAAGTGCCTGAAGTCACCGCCGAGCGCCAGTGCGGCGTCGGCTCGGTGCACCGTCGTCTCGTGCAACCGGCGACGCAGCCACCAGCCGGCCGGGCGCGGACCCAGGAATGTCCACGCCGGATTGTCCGGCCCGATCTTCGTGATCGCATCGAGCACCCGCTGTGCCCCGTCGTGCAGCCAGGCGATGGCCGCGTCCGGGTCCGCGGGCGGCTTACCGTCGACGACGTCGCGCGGATCCAGTGGGTGGTCCAGTCGGTCGGCGACGATCTGTGCGGCCCAACGATGTCCGCGTCCGACGTGCCGGAACAGTTGCGTCAGGTTCCACTCCGGGCAGGTAGGAATCGCCAGCTCGGGATCCCCGGAGCGGACCAGCTCACCGAAGGAACGGTTCTCATCGAGTAAAGCTGCGGCGTAATCCACGCCGTCAGGCTAGTGGACTGCGCGCCGACTCAGAAGGGCCAGCCACCGCCGCCCCGGTTGCCGCCACCGCCGAGGCCGGGGAACCACGAGCCGCCGCCACCACCGCGAGCGCCGCTGCTACCGCCTCCCAGGCCCGGTAACCAGGGATTGTTCCCGCCACCGTTGGTGCCGACGCCGGGCAGCCAGGGCGATGGGTTGCCGCCCTTGTTGCCGCCACCGTTGTCGCCCGGCAACCACGACGGGTTGCCGCCCTTGTTGCCGCCACCGTTGTTTCCGGGCAGCCACGATGGATTGTCGTTCTTGGGCGGACTCTGTTTGGGCGGCTTGAAGATCGGTGGCCACTCGGGTTGTTTCGGGGCAGGTGCGGCAGGCGATGGGATCTCGACCGGCGGCGGACTGGGCACCTGGATCGGCACCGGAATCGGCACCGGCACAGGGGCCGCCGGAGCAGGAGCCGCCGGGGCGGGCGCAGGAGCCGCGGGCACCGGAGCAGGAGCCGCCGGGGCCATCGGAGCGGGCGGCGCCGGGGCCGCCGGAGCCGGAGCCGCCGGTGCGGCAGGTGGCACCTTGGGCGCCGCCTCGGGGACCGGCGCCGGGGCCACCGGGGCCTGCTGCGTGGGTACCACGATGTGCTGGCTGGGAGCGGGATGGTCGGACGCGGTGGGCCGGATACTGACCGCCAGCGCCACCAGCAACGAGGCCACCCCGACGACGAAGAAGGCCGCCAGTCCGCTGCCGGCCAGCAGGAACGGATTACGGCGGCGAGGACGCTCGGGGTCCTCGAACTGCCGCACACCGGAGCCCGGCTCGTAGTCTTCGACAACGGCGCTCTGGGTGCTGCCGGTGTCGGAGAACGGCAGATAGTCGCCATCGGCGTCGTCGCGGACGGCGCTGTAGGCCAGGGCGTACTCGCCCATGGTGGCGTCGTAGTCGCCGCCGGCCGGGTAGGCGTAGCCGAGCGCGACCAGATCCCGATCGATCACGCCGGTGCCCGGGTCGCGCGCCCACGCCAGAGCCGACGTCGACGAATCGAACAGCGGCGCGTGTGCGCTGGCCAGCGCCGCGCCCCGCGCTAGCGCCGTCTCCGGCTCCTCGGGCACGCTGACCGGGATCGGGCTGGCCGCATCCAGTTCCGGCTTGACCCGGCCGACGTTGACCCCGGAGCCGACCACGAACAAGCCGTCCGGCCGGGACTCGAGTCGTCCGGCCTGCGCGGCCAGGGTGGTCAACTCACCCAGGGCGGCGGTGTCGTCGGACGGCAATGTCACCCGGCGCACCTCGGTGATCGAGCCGTCCGACGAGTCGACGACCGCCAGCGTTGCACCGCCGGGCTCGACGAACATCAACGCGGTTCGCTGGTAGCCGATCGTTCCGCCTACCGTCTGCGCCAGCGCTGCCGCCGCCAGGAACGCCGACACCAGCATCACGTTTTCGACCTTGCGGTCGGCCAACGCGTCGCGCAGCCGACCGGCCTGCCATTGATTGGCGACGGTCACTCCGGTGGAGGCCAGCCGATAACCGCTTTCCTGGGCGCTCTCCTGAGTGCCCAGAATGGCCGACACCACCTGGTCGGGAAACGCCGCACCGCTGGTGGAGTCCACCTCGAAGCCGTCCTCGTCGACGGTGACGCCACCGGCGTTCTCTCCTTCGACGAGGACCATCCGTACCGACGGCGGTGCCATCGACACGCCCAGAACGATGTCCATCGCACACCTCCCCTACGGCCCTCGGTTGATTAGCCCATCTTATCGGTTGGCGAACTAAACCCCCACCTCAGAAGTGGAGGCCCGGAATGGGCAGCGGGATCGGGATTCCGCCGCCGCCGCCGCGGCCATGGCCACCGCCATGACCGCCTCGGCCGGGTCCGCCCCGGCCGGGATTCCAACCGGGGCCGGGTCCCCAACCGCCCTTTTTCGGTGGCCCGAGAATCGGCGGACCACCGGGGAGGCCGGGAATCTCCAGGTTGGGGATCATCGGTGGCGGCGGGGGCGGTAGAGCCGGCGGTGGCGGCGGGGCCACGGGCTGCGGTGCCGGCGCCCGGGGCACCGGGGCCGGGGCCTGCGGTGGGGCCGGTTCCGCGGCCGGCACGGGCGGCGCCGACGGTGCCGGCGCCGGGGGCGGAACCGCGGCCTTGGGCGGCGAGGGCTGATGAGTGACGACGTTGGCCCGCACATCGGGCCCGTGGTGGTTGGCCGCCCGCATGCCCACCGCCATCGCGATCGCCAGGGCCAGCACCCCGACCACGAACAGCGCCGCCACCCCACCGGTGACCAACATCGGCTTGCGTTCCCGCTCCTGGAACCCGGTGCTGAAGTCCAGCAGCCGGGAGTCGACGAGCTCGGGCCGGTCGACGGCGTCCTGGATCCCCGAGGGCAGGTAGCCGCTGTCGGTGAAGTCGGGTACGGCACTGTAGGCCAGCGGCTCGATATCCGAAGTGGCGTTGTAGTCCACCGCCTCGGGCGGGATGTAGGCGTAGCCGGCACTGACCAGCGATGGGTCTACTGCGCCGGTGCCCGGGTCCTGCGCCCACGCCATCGCCTGAGTGGACGACGTGAACAACGGCGCGTGCGCGCTGGCCAGCGCGGCACCCCGGGCCAACGCCATGTCCGGCTCCTCGGGCGCGCTGACCGGCAGGGGGCTGGCTTTGTCCAACTCCGGCTTGATCGCGGCGACGTTGACGCCGCCCGCCCCCACCACGAACAACCCCTCGGGACGAGACGCCAGCCGTTGAGCGCCGGCCGCCATCTCGGTGAGCTCCCCGACGGCGCTGGCGTCGTCGCGTGAGAGCGGCTGCCGATAGATCTCGGTGATCGCGCCGTCGCCGGAGTTGACCACCGCCAGGGTGGCGGCCTCCGGTTCGACGAACAGCAGAGCTGTGCGGTCGTAGCGGGTCGCACTGCCCACCGCCTGGGCCAACGCCGCGGCCGCCAGGAACGCCGACACCAGCATCACGTTCTCGACCTTGTGGCTGACCAGGGCATCTCGCAGGGCGGTGGCCTCGGCGGGATTACACCAGGTCACCCCGGTCGAACTGAGCTGATAGCCACCCTCGCGAGCGCCCTCGCGGGTGCCCAGGATGGCCGATACCACCCGCTCCGGTGCGCTCTGGGTACCGGCGCCGACATCGAAGTCGTCATGCTCCACCGTGACCCCGTTGGCGCTTTCGCCTTCGACCAACACCATGCGGACCGTCGAGGGTGCCACTGACACCCCGAGAACGATGTCCACCGAAACCTCCACCCCGCTGCTATTCGGCCAGTGACGAGGGCCAGACCCCCGGCAGGGCCAGCCGGTACCGGCTCCATCACAGCCGCGGGCGGCCGTACATCCGAAGGGCTAACCGGACTGGATGAAGTTCTGGTACGAGCGGGACGGCGTCGGCCCGCGCTGGCCCTGATATTTCGACCCTACTCGCGTGCTGCCGTAAGGGTGCTCCGCCGGACTCGTCAGTCGCAGCAGGCACAGCTGGCCGATCTTCATCCCCGGCCACAACGTGATCGGCAGGTTCGCCACGTTGGACAGCTCCAAGGTGATGTGACCGGAGAAGCCCGGGTCGATGAAACCCGCGGTGGAGTGGGTCAGCAGCCCGAGCCGGCCCAGGCTCGACTTCCCCTCCAACCGGCCGGCGAGGTCCTCGGGCAGGGTGCAGCGCTCCAGGGTGGAGCCCAGCACGAACTCGCCGGGGTGCAGCACGAACGGCTCGCCGGGTTTGGGTTCGACCAGCGTGGTCAGCTCGTCCTGCTGCTGGGCGGGATCAATATGTGTGTAACGGGTGTTGTTGAACACCCGGAACAGATTGTCGAGGCGGACATCCACGCTGGACGGCTGTACCAGGGCGTCATCGAAGGGGTCGATACCCAGCCGGCCGGCGGCGATTTCGGCCCGCAGATCGCGATCGGAGAGCAGCACCGCACGAGCGTATCCGCTGACCGCTTGGATGGGCCGTACCGCGGGCGCCGAGTGTGCGGTTCGGTTCGGATTTCGGCGCTTGGGCGAACAATTCCGCACAGTCGCCGCCGTCATTGCCGGTGCGCAGGGCCGCTGATGCTAGCCTGCTAGCGCAGCAATGCCGATGTAGTTCAATGGCAGAACATCAGCTTCCCAAGATGCCCCGATACGTCCGATGACGTATGCCTGTGTGCACTCAAAGTCCTTGTCTACCTGCGCTTTCGAGTGATCTTGCGTTCGGTGTCGTTCGATGTCGTTGGGGCACGTCTGATGACGTCGGTTGCAACATCGAACGCAAATCGGGCGCAGCAACCTCGCACGTCACAAGGCATATTTTGGACTCGACGCCGAGGCGTCTTAGCGTTAGTTAGTAAGCACAGCTAACGAAAGGCTGTCAACCATGTCTGAGCCCACCCCCGCGCTGACCACCCGTGAGGTTGCCAACAAGATCGGAACCGACCCCAAGGCGCTTCGAAGCTTCTTGCGGACGTCGTCCGACTACGAAGCCATGGGATCGGGGTCGCGCTATGCGTTCACCGCCGAAGACATCGCGCCAATGAAAGCCAAGTTCACGGCCTGGCTTGCCCAGCGCGAAGGCGCAAAGAAAGCAAGACCGCCTGACCACACCGGCCGTCAGCCCTGCACCCCATCATCGGGTGTGGGGCTTTTTGGTGCATCAAGAAGTTCACTTGCGTCGTCAACGACCTCCTCAATGACGTCCGCGACCTTCTTCGCTTCGATCGCAAGCTGCTCGGCCCCGTTTAGCGCAAGTTGCAAGCCTTGATCGGTTTCGCGCGCAGTGTTCAGCGCTTCGCCCATGGTGTTAAACGCACCCGTAAGCACGTTGGCCGCCGAACCCCAGTCCTGCACTTGAACATGCGCAATGAATTCGAAGAGTGCGACGTAACATGTGGCGACGTGACCGACGTTCTTCGCCACTTTGAGGGCTCGGATGCCGTACCCGAGCAGGCTCTGGCTCTCCCGTATGACGGGCCCGTACCCGAGGTTGTCAACTTGCGTGAGCAGATCGCGGATCTTCTTCACTTGCCCACGAATCTGGTCGGCTAAGCCGTCTGGCAAACCCGCCGACTCGAGCATCGCTTCCCACTCGGTGAGAGACGTTTCGAGCTTCTCGATATCAGCCGCGACTGGCGTCGTCCCTGCTGCCATGACCTTCAACGTGGTGCCGAGTCCACCCAAGAGCTTGATCAGATTCGCGTCGATGATGGTGGATGGGTTGACGTTCGCGCCCCAGTCACCGGGATACACCACCGCGTTGTAGTACGCCGGCATGTCCGACAAATGGCGGGTCTTGAGTTCGTGCCCATCGGGAAGCGCATCGAGGAAGGTCTGCAACTCATTGA
This is a stretch of genomic DNA from Mycolicibacter terrae. It encodes these proteins:
- the rfbA gene encoding glucose-1-phosphate thymidylyltransferase RfbA codes for the protein MRGIILAGGSGTRLYPITMGVSKQLLPVYDKPLVYYPLCTLMLAGIRDIQVITTGHDAPAFQRLLGDGGTFGVDITYAVQDQPDGLARAFVIGADHIGNDSVALVLGDNIFYGPGLGTSLRRHQSVSGAVIFAYWMADPSAYGVVEFDAQGTAVSVVEKPTTPKSHYAIPGLYFYDNDVVEIARGLRPSGRGEYEITDINRTYLDQGRLRVETLARGTAWLDTGTFDSLLDAGDYVRTIERRQGLKIGIPEEVAWRMGFIDDTQLAARAENLRRSGYGDYLSGLLERR
- a CDS encoding nuclear transport factor 2 family protein; amino-acid sequence: MSTSEIATVLAWQDALDAGDLDTLEQLSSDDIEVADADGAAQGHQALRRWAASAESTAGIGRMYVHDGVVVVELTPVGAGTAQAVAFRVVHDHVTAVFRHENLDAALTATDLTEADRAD
- a CDS encoding maleylpyruvate isomerase family mycothiol-dependent enzyme → MDYAAALLDENRSFGELVRSGDPELAIPTCPEWNLTQLFRHVGRGHRWAAQIVADRLDHPLDPRDVVDGKPPADPDAAIAWLHDGAQRVLDAITKIGPDNPAWTFLGPRPAGWWLRRRLHETTVHRADAALALGGDFRHFALPPELAADGISEWLDLITARLGRDGQPALAGGDSVHLHATDEGLGPAGEWTFSRSAETGALCWSHEHGKGSVALRGPARDLFLAILRRVPVADTDIAMFGDAAVWQAWVDNTTF
- a CDS encoding DUF7159 family protein, with the translated sequence MDIVLGVSMAPPSVRMVLVEGENAGGVTVDEDGFEVDSTSGAAFPDQVVSAILGTQESAQESGYRLASTGVTVANQWQAGRLRDALADRKVENVMLVSAFLAAAALAQTVGGTIGYQRTALMFVEPGGATLAVVDSSDGSITEVRRVTLPSDDTAALGELTTLAAQAGRLESRPDGLFVVGSGVNVGRVKPELDAASPIPVSVPEEPETALARGAALASAHAPLFDSSTSALAWARDPGTGVIDRDLVALGYAYPAGGDYDATMGEYALAYSAVRDDADGDYLPFSDTGSTQSAVVEDYEPGSGVRQFEDPERPRRRNPFLLAGSGLAAFFVVGVASLLVALAVSIRPTASDHPAPSQHIVVPTQQAPVAPAPVPEAAPKVPPAAPAAPAPAAPAPPAPMAPAAPAPVPAAPAPAPAAPAPAAPVPVPIPVPIQVPSPPPVEIPSPAAPAPKQPEWPPIFKPPKQSPPKNDNPSWLPGNNGGGNKGGNPSWLPGDNGGGNKGGNPSPWLPGVGTNGGGNNPWLPGLGGGSSGARGGGGGSWFPGLGGGGNRGGGGWPF
- a CDS encoding DUF7159 family protein, yielding MDIVLGVSVAPSTVRMVLVEGESANGVTVEHDDFDVGAGTQSAPERVVSAILGTREGAREGGYQLSSTGVTWCNPAEATALRDALVSHKVENVMLVSAFLAAAALAQAVGSATRYDRTALLFVEPEAATLAVVNSGDGAITEIYRQPLSRDDASAVGELTEMAAGAQRLASRPEGLFVVGAGGVNVAAIKPELDKASPLPVSAPEEPDMALARGAALASAHAPLFTSSTQAMAWAQDPGTGAVDPSLVSAGYAYIPPEAVDYNATSDIEPLAYSAVPDFTDSGYLPSGIQDAVDRPELVDSRLLDFSTGFQERERKPMLVTGGVAALFVVGVLALAIAMAVGMRAANHHGPDVRANVVTHQPSPPKAAVPPPAPAPSAPPVPAAEPAPPQAPAPVPRAPAPQPVAPPPPPALPPPPPPMIPNLEIPGLPGGPPILGPPKKGGWGPGPGWNPGRGGPGRGGHGGGHGRGGGGGIPIPLPIPGLHF
- the dcd gene encoding dCTP deaminase; the protein is MLLSDRDLRAEIAAGRLGIDPFDDALVQPSSVDVRLDNLFRVFNNTRYTHIDPAQQQDELTTLVEPKPGEPFVLHPGEFVLGSTLERCTLPEDLAGRLEGKSSLGRLGLLTHSTAGFIDPGFSGHITLELSNVANLPITLWPGMKIGQLCLLRLTSPAEHPYGSTRVGSKYQGQRGPTPSRSYQNFIQSG